A segment of the Desulfuromonadaceae bacterium genome:
GGCTACGAAAGCAGCAACACCCGGCGTCTGGTGCAGGTGGTCAGAGCTCACGGGACGGAAGCCCTGCATATCGAAAGCGCCGCCGAACTGCCGCTTGACAAGCTGCGCCACTATGCGCGTATCGGCTTGACCGCCGGCGCCTCGACGCCAAAAGAAATTGTCAATGAAATCGAGCGGGTGTTAACCTCTCTACAGGAGCATGATTGTTGAATATTAACGCGTCAAAGCACCATCCTACGTTGGGATTTTTCCTTCCTGAACCGGGGGGAGAGGCACTGCCCCAGGCGTTGCGCCACATCAACCGACCCCTCTACCTGCTGGCACATGATTGTGACATTGAGGTTGTCTCCGGCACAGTCGATGCGCACGCTGCCGATCACCCCTTTACCGGCATGGTCCTCCCCTGCCCGCTTGAGAGTCTCGGTAACCGCGATTTTTGCCGCGATCACCGCCTGCGCTATGCGTACGTGGGCGGGTCGATGGCCAAAGGGATCAGTTCGGTCGCAATGGTCGAGGCGCTGGCCGAGGCGGGCATGCTCGGTTTCTTCGGCGCCGCCGGGCTGTTGCCGGAGACGGTTGAAGAAGCCATCAATCAACTGCAAAGCCGGGTCACATCGGGGGGCTACGGATTCAACCTGATCCACAGTCCCAATGAACCGGAACTGGAAAATGCGCTGATCGACCTTTATTTGCGGCGCGGGGTGACACTGATCGAAGCCTCGGCGTTTCTCGATCTGACCTTGCCCCTGGTTCGCTACCGTACGCACGGCATTTACCGCGATGCCAACGGTTGCATCATCACCCCGAACCGGATCATTGCTAAAATTTCTCGTGAAGAGGTCGCCGCCAGGTTCTTTGCCCCACCACCGGAGCGTTTTTTGCATGAGCTGGTCGCAACACGTCAGTTGACAGCCGAACAGGCACAGTGGGCAACACAGATTCCGATGGCGCAGGATGTGACCGTCGAAGCCGACTCCGGCGGGCATACCGACAACCGTCCGGCACTGGCATTGTTCCCGACCATTCAGGCACAAAAAAACTGCTGTCAAAACAGCTATAATTATCCGCAACCGTTGCGCCTCGGGCTGGGCGGCGGTATCGCCACCCCCGCTGCAGCTGCCGCGGCGTTTGCGCTGGGAGCAGACTATCTGGTCACCGGCACGGTCAATCAGGCCTGCATCGAGTCAGGAACGTGCGACGAAGTGCGCCAGATGCTGGCCGAAACCCGTCAGGCCGATGTCACCATGGCCCCGTCCGGCGATATGTTTGAAATGGGGGTCAAGGTACAGGTCATCAAACGCGGCACGATGTTTTCGATGCGCGCTGCCAAGTTGTATGAACTTTACCGCAGCTATAACAGTATTGAGGAGCTGCCCGCTGAAGAACGGCTGAAGCTCGAAAAAACGATCTTTCGCAAGGATCTCGATCAGGTCTGGGAAGAAACCCGCAGTTTCTTTGACCATCGCGACCCACGCCAGCTGGCCAAGGCCGAACGCGATCCGAAATACAAACTGGCGCTGGTCTTTCGCTGGTATTTGGGGCAATCACCGGTGTGGGCCAATCGGGGCGAAACGACGCGAAAACTCGATTACCAGATCTGGTGCGGTCCGGCGATGGGCGCCTTCAACGAATGGGTTAAGGGGTCGCTACTTGATCCTCCCGCGCAGCGGCGGGTCGCTACAGTGGCATGGAATATTCTTTTTGGGGCGGCGGTTTTGATCCGCGCCAATCAACTTAAACTTCAAGGGGTTCGTCTCGACGCTGAGGCAACACTCGTAGCTCCCCTTGAAATCGACCACATCAAGGAGTTTCTCAGTTGAAGGATAACAGCGGAGAACAAAACATTCAGTCGGCAGCAACAGCGCCGCTGGCCATTGTCGGGATCGGCTGCCTCTTTCCCCAGGCAGGAGACCAAGGGACATTCTGGACCAATATCAAAAACGGTGCCGATGCCATCACCGAGGTTCCCGCAACCCACTGGCGTTCCGACGATTATTTCGATCCGAACCCCAAAACCCCGGACAAGGTGTACGCCAGATGCGGCGGTTTCCTCTCCCCGGTCGACTTTAACCCGCGGGAATACGGCGTGCTGCCAAACGCGCTGGAAGCGATCGACACCTCGCAGCTGCTCGGTCTGGTCGCCGTCGATCAGGCGTTGCAGGATGCCGGCTACACCCGCGAGAAAGACTTCGATCGCGAACGGGTCAGTGTGATTCTCGGTGTCACCGGCACCTTGGAGCTGGTCGTGCCGCTCGGTGCACGTCTCGGTCATCCACGCTGGCGTGAAGCGCTTAAAGATGCCGGAATCGCCGATGCCATCGCGGCAGATGTCATGCAGCGCATCAGTGATTCATACGTCCCCTGGCAGGAAAATTCCTTCCCCGGACTGCTTGGCAATGTGGTCGCCGGACGGATCAGCAAACATTTTGACTTCGGCGGCACCAACTGTGTCGTTGATGCGGCGTGCGGCAGTTCTCTGGGCGCACTTAACCTTGCCGCGCTCGAACTCGCTGCGGGCAAGACGGACATGGTGATCACCGGCGGGATCGACACATTCAATGACATCTTCATGTACACCTGTTTCAGCAAGACTCCAGCGCTCTCCCCCTCCGGGCACGCTCGCTCCTTCTCCGCCGAGGCCGATGGCACCACCCTGGGGGAAGGGTTGGGAATCGTCGTTATCAAGCGACTGGCCGATGCCGAACGTGACGGCGACAAAATCTACGCCCTCATTAAGGGGATCGGTTCATCCAGTGACGGGCGCGGGGTTGCCATCTATGAGCCAAGTGCTGAAGGGCAACAAAAAGCACTCCGGCGTGCCTATGAGCAGAGCGGTGTCGACCCGCGCACCATCGAACTGATTGAAGCCCACGGCACCGGCACCAAGGTCGGTGATACCGTCGAAGTCTCTGCCTTGAAAGAGGTTTTCGGCACGGCGGATTTCCCCTGGTGTGCGATCGGTTCGATCAAATCGCAGATCGGTCACACCAAGGCCGCAGCCGGTTCCGCCGGACTGATCAAGGCAGCACTGGCGCTCTACCACAAAACGCTGCCACCAACGATCAAGGTTACCCGCCCCCAGGACATCATCAGCGCCGCACATTCGCCATTCTACATCAACACCACAGCGCGTCCGTGGATTCCGCTGGGCGATTATCCGCGCCGCGCCGGAGTCAGTGCGCTCGGTTTTGGCGGTAGTAACTTCCACTGCCTGCTCGAAGAGCATCACGCCCTCAAGACTGTGGCTGACTGGCAGGGCGATGTCCAGCTCGTCGCCTTCAGTGGTCCCGATGAGGCCACCCTGGAAAAGGCGCTGGAAGCGTTTCCGACCAGCGGGGCATGGAGCGACCTGCGCCTGGCGGCGGCCCACAGTCGCCGTCAATTCGATTCACGGCAGACCTGTCGTCTGATTCTGGTGCTGGAACAGGCCCAGGCACAACCCGCCGCGCAGATTCAGGGAGCCCTGACCATGTTGCGCACCCATTGTGGGCACGACGCGTGGCACACGCCGGACGGCAGCTTTTTTGCCCGGAGCGAAATCGGCGGCCAGCTGGCGATGCTCTTCCCTGGTCAAGGGGCGCAATATCCGGGAATGCTGAAAGATATGGCGCTGCAATTTCCAGAATTTCTCGACACATTCACCGCTGCCGATCGGGCCTTCACGACCAACAGCGACGGAAAGCACGGGCGACTGACAGAGCTGGTCTATCCGCGCACCAGCTTTGATCAGGCTGGCGCTGAGCGGAATCACGCAAAACTTCAGGCAACGGAGGTTGCGCAACCCGCCCTCGGTGCGGTCAGCCTCGCTGCACGCAATGTGCTGGCCACTTTCGGCGTGGTGCCCGACGCTTATGCCGGACATAGCTACGGCGAACTGACGGCACTCTGCTGCGGCGGTTATTTTGACAGCGCCACCTTGCACGGTCTGTCCCATCTGCGCGGTGCATTAATGGCCGACGGGGAAGGCGATCGCGGTTCAATGTTGGCGGTTTCCGCTCCCCTTGCACAGCTTGAAGGGTTCCTTGCCGATTCCGGATTGCCCCTGGTTATAGCCAACCGCAACACCCCTGAACAGGGCGTTCTTTCCGGTACGACAAAAGATATCGAGCAAGCGGCAGCACTCCTTGACGCCCAGGGCATAAGCTACAAGCGCCTCGCGGTTGCGGCAGCCTTCCATAGTGAACTGGTGGCCGCCGCCGCAGAACCGTTCGGCACGCGCTTGAACGCGATTGCATTCAGTCGGCCGGCCACTCCGGTTTATGCCAACACCACCGGCGCGCCCTACGCGCAAAATCCCGACGAAGTACGGCAGCTGCTGGCTCGGCAGTTGGCCTGCCCGGTCGATTTCGTCGCCGAGATCGAGGCTATGTACGCCGCCGGTACGCGCATCTTCCTGGAGGTCGGCCCCGGTGCCCGCCTGACCGCGATGGTCAGGGCCATCCTCGCTGAACGCCCCCATCAGGCTTTCGCTCTCGATGCCTCCAACGGCAAGCGTTCGGGAATCTGTGATCTGGGCCGCGCGCTGGCACAACTGGCGACACTCGGTCACCCGGTCGATCTGAACCGCTGGGATGAGGGCTATGCCACCCTGCGCCAATCGCGCCCGGAACAGAAACGTGGCATAACCGTCTCGTTGACTGGTGCCAACCATTTCAAGGCCCCGCCCAAACGACCGGCGCTGCCACAATCGGCAACCAACGCCGGTGCGCCCGCGCCGACGTCCGCGGCAGACGCAGCCCCCTTTGTCAAAGCTGCCGTTGCGGCGCCCGACCAGCCAGCGGTCATTGCCGATAACGCTTCGCTGCATACCGCCCTGCAACTAACCCAACAGAGCTTCCAGGCATTGCAAACGCTGCAAGAACAGACCGCGCGCCTCCATCAGCAGTTTTTGTCCGGGCAGGAATCGGCGGCGCGCTCCTTTCTCCAGCTGGTTGAGCAACAGAATCAGTTGTTGCACGGACAACAGCCTCCGTTCAGCTCGACAGCGCCGAGCGTACCGACCGCGCCACCGCTCCAGGCACCGCCCGCAGCTACGCTTGCGGCAGCGGCCGCCGCTGACACCACTGCCGTTTCTTCGGTCGCCCAACATCCCCCGGTTGCGCTTGATCGCACGGAGATTGCCGCCACGCTACTCGCGGTGATTGCGGAGAAAACCGGCTATCCGGAAGAGATGCTCGATCTGGAGATGACCCTCGATACCGACCTCGGGATCGATTCAATCAAGCGGGTGGAAATCCTTTCCGCCCTGCAGGAAAAACTCCCTGATGCTCCGTCGGTCAAACCGGAAAATCTCGGTGTCTTGCAGACCCTTGGTCAGATCGTCGCCCACCTGGCGGCTGGAAGAGTGGACGCTGCGGCAACGCGGCAGACCATCCCGCAGGTGCTCGACAGTAACCGGGTCGCAACCGTCCTGCTCAGCGTCATTGCCGAAAAGACCGGTTATCCGCTGGAGATGCTGGAGCTGGAGATGGCGCTCGACACCGATCTGGGGATCGATTCAATCAAGCGGGTGGAAATCTTGTCCGCCTTACAGGAACAACTGCCCGATGCTCCGGCAGTCAAACCCGAAGACCTCGGCGTGCTGCAAACCCTCGGTCAGATTGTCACCCACTTGAGCGCAGCAAGCGGGAGAAGCTCGGCGCCGCAACCGGTCGCGAGCGCGACCGGCCCGCTCAACCGGGAGGTTGTTGCCACCGCACTGCTCAACGTTATTGCCGAAAAAACCGGTTATCCGCTGGAGATGCTGGAACTGGAGATGGCGCTCGATACCGATCTGGGGATCGATTCGATTAAACGCGTCGAAATCCTTTCTGCCTTACAGGATCAGTTGCCGGGAGCACCCGCTATCAAGCCCGAACACCTCGGCACCTTGCAGACGGTCGCCCAGATTGTCGATTTTCTGGCCAGCGTTTCCGGGGCTGCCGAACCGGCACCGCAACCGGGAGCGCCTTTTGAACTCCCCTCGGTGGAGAGCGGGATTGAGCGTAAGGTCCTTAAAGCTGTGCCGTTGCGCACCACAGGGAGGCGCGAACCGATACAACTGCCGCAAAGCAGCGTCGTCTGGGTCAGTGATGATGGCAGCGCGCTGACGACCGCGATCTGTCAGCAACTGAACGCCCGGCAGTTGAACGCACAAAAAATCAGCATCGATCAGCTCTCCAGCCTCCCTCCTGCGGAGCAACTGTCCGGGCTGATTATCCTGACGCCGCAGTCCGGTGCCAGTGCAGCGTTTCTGCAGCAAGCGTTTCAACTGCTGCAACTGGCGGAGCCGGGACTCAAGCTTTGCGCCGACCAGGGGGGAGCGATTCTGGCCACGGTTTCACGGCTGAACGGCCACTTTGCCCTGCCCGGTGGCGGGCCGGTCAGCGACCCCCTCTCGGGGGGGCTGGCCGGACTTGCCAAAACCGCCGGACACGAGTGGCCGACAGTCAGTTGCAGAGCTTTCGACCTGGCGACCGACCTGGAAGATGTCGAGCAAACGGCGCAAGCACTGCTTGCCGAACTGCTGGTCGAGGGTCCGCAGGAAGTCGGCTTCACCCCTGATGGACGTATCACCCTCAGTCTGACCGAAGAGTCACTCGTCGGCGAAACACACGATTCACCGGTCGGCTACGGTGATGTCGTCGTCATCAGTGGCGGCGCACGCGGGGTGACCGCCGAAGTCGCGGTGGCTTTGGCCGCTGCAAGCCACGCCACCTTGCTCCTGTTGGGACGCAGCGCCGCAGCGCACGATGAACCGGTCTGGCTCGACGGGCTGAACAGCGAAGGTGACATTAAAAAGGCGCTTATCGCCAACAGTCACGGACCACTTAAGCCCAAAGAAGTCGGCCAGCAATATCAGCAAGTTCTTGACCAGCGCGAAATCCGCAATACCTTGCGCCGCATCAAGGAAGCGGGCGGTCAACCGATCTATCGCTGCGTCGATCTGCGCGACGCCGCTGCCGTCGCTCCGGTGATCAACGCTATCCGCGAAGAATACGGCCCGATCAAAGGGCTGATCCATGGGGCAGGTGTGCTGGCGGACCGGCTGATCAAGGACAAGACCACCGAACAGTTTAGCCAGGTGGTCGCTACCAAGGTGGCGGGACTTGAAAATCTGCTGGCGGCATTGACCGGGGAGAAGCTGCGCTTTATGGTGATGTTCTCGTCATCCACCGGTCGTTTCGGGCGGACCGGTCAGATCGACTACGCCGTCGCCAACGAGGTCCTTAACAAGATGGCTCAGCAACAGGCCGCCCGGCGCCCTGACTGCCGCGTACTGTCTTTGAACTGGGGTCCGTGGGATGGTGGGATGGTCACCCCCGCGCTGAAAAAGATCTTTGCCGAAGAGGGGATCGCGGTGATCGACTTGCAGGCCGGAGCGCACTATCTGGTCGAGGAAATTTCCACCCCGCCCGGCGGCCCGGTTGAGCTGGTCATCCTCGGCGGTCGCCAGGCGGCCAGTGATACAAACAAGGTGTCAACCCATGAAAATATTTATGTCTCCAAGGCTTTCGATCTGGAAATCTCCATCGCGAACTTCCCGTTCCTGGCGTCCCATGTGATCGATGGAAAAGCGGTTTTGCCGATGGCAATGATTATCGAATGGATGGCCCACGGTGCCATTCACAATAATCCGGGATTGCGTTTTCACGGCTTCAACGATCTGCGCATCCTGAAAGGAGTGACACTTGAAGATGGACAGATCCATACCCTTCAGGTAACCACCGGCAAGGCGTTCAAGAGCGGCGGCGTGCATGTCGTGCCGGTCGAACTTTCCGGGGTTACGGCAGCCGGTCAGTACTTTATCCACTCCCGCGCCCGCATGGTGCTGGCAGCCAAGCTCCCGGAAGCCAAAGTCGCTGCCGAGCGTCAGGAGGCATTGGCCGTTTATGCCCACCCGGTGAGCGAAATCTACCACACGGGTCGCCTTTTTCATGGTCCGGCTTTTCACAGTATTCGTGAAGTTATCGGCTGTTGCGCTGACGGCATTGCCTCCCTGGTGCGCCCGGCGCCCCTGCCGTCCGAATGGATTAATCAGCCGTTGCGCAACACCTGGCTGGCTGATCCTCTCGCGCTTGACAGCAGCTTTCAGTTGATGATCCTCTGGAGTTTTGAACGTTACCAGGCGGCCTCCCTGCCGGTCTTTGCCGGACGTTATCGCCAGTACCAGGATAAATTCCCGACCACCGGGGTTGAAGTCCGGATCACGGTTACCCATCAGAGTGCCGACAAGGCGGGGGCGCAAATTGACTTTGTCGATCCCGCCGACAGTACCTTGATCGCGCGTATCGAAGAATATGAATGTGTGATCGATGCGTCGTTAAATGCAAGCTTCCAGCGAAATAAGTTGCGGGGAGCCGCCTGAGCATGAAGCACGGAAAATCTGTTGCAATTGTCGGGGTCGGCGGCATTTTTCCCATGGCGCCGACCCTGGGTCGTTTCTGGGAGACAATCACCGCCAATATCAGCACCTCGCGTCAACCGCCGCAAGGGCGCTGGTTGCTCGACGCCGATGAAATTTTTGCTCCGACGGTCGGCGCGCAGGACAAGATCTACTCTAAAAAAGGGTGTTTTATTGACGACGAGGACGCACTGAGCGCAAGCGCCGGTCTCACGATCGACGCCGATTTTCTGTCCGGGCTTGATCCACTTTTCCATTTATTGCTGCGCACCGGTCACCAGGCGTTCAGTGATTCCCGCACCGACCACCTCGACCGTCAGCGGGTCGGTGTTATCATCGGCAACCTCGCCCTGCCGAGTGAATATTCCTCGACCCTGGCGCGCGACTATCTGGGCCGCACCTTTACAGAACAGCTGCCGGGCATCGGCGCTCCCCCCCGACTGCCAGGCGTTAACCCGCTGAATCGTTACGTCGCCGGCCTCCCTGCCGGCATCCTCGCCAAGGCGCTCAATCTTGGCGGCACCTGCTATACCCTCGACGCGGCCTGCGCCTCATCGCTCTACGCCGTCAAGCTGGCGATGGACGAATTGCTGTCAGGGCGCGCCGATGCCATGCTCACCGGCGGGCTGTCGCGGCCGGACTCCCTGTATACGCAAATGGGTTTCTCCCAGCTGCACGCCCTCTCCCCCTCTGGCACCTGTTCCCCTTTCGATCGTAACGGTGACGGTCTGGTGGTTGGGGAAGGGAGCGGCATGTTTTTACTCAAGCGGACCGCCGACGCGGTGCGCGACGGTGACCACATCTACGCCGTCATTCGCGGCATCGGTCTCTCTAACGATCTCGGCGGCACCCTGCTCGCCCCGGCTTCCGAGGGGCAATTGCGGGCGATGCGCGCCGCCTACAAGCAGGCCGGCTGGTCCCCCGCCGATGTGGATCTGATCGAGTGTCATGCGACCGGAACCCCGGTCGGCGATGTCGTTGAATTTGCGAGTCTGAAAAACCTGTGGGGTGATTCCGGCTGGAAAGCGGGGCAGTGTGTCATCGGCTCGGTCAAATCGAATATCGGACATCTGCTCACCGCCGCCGGTTCCGCCGCACTGATGAAGGCCCTGCTGGCGATCAAGGAACGCACCCTGCCACCGACCGCCAATTTTACCCATCCGGCCAAAGGGATCGATTTGGATGCAAGTCCGTTTAAGATTCTGTCACACACCCAGGACTGGAAAGCGCGCAAGAAAGGGCAACCCCGCCGGGCAGCGGTCAGTGCTTTTGGCTTCGGCGGCATCAACGCCCATCTGCTGATCGAAGAATGGATTCCACATCGACCGGAAAAAAGTTCCGTCGCCTACCTCCCATCATCGCAGAAAAAACAGCAACCGATCGCCATTGTCGGCATCGGTGCGCATTTTGGTGCGTGGGATTCCCTTGACACCTTGCGCAGTCGCCTGCTCGGTAGCAGCGCCGCGGTCGAACCAACCTCGCCAGCCCGCTGGTGGGGGGCCGACCAAAGTTGCTGGTTTGCCGACGCAGGCTTGAACAAGACCGATTTCAAAGGTTTTTTTACCAACAAAGTGCAGGTCAAGGCGGGGACCTTCCGCATCCCGCCCAAGGAAATTAAAGACATGCTGCCGCGCCAGTTGTTGATGCTCAAAGTCGCGGACGAAGCCCTGCAAGATGCCGGGATAAAGAACGAGGAACTGCTCTTCACCGGCGTCTTCATCGGCGCCGGACTCGATCTGAACGCCACCAATTTCAGCTTCCGCTGGTCGATCCAGAAACTGGCGCCACAGTGGGCAAAGGAATTACAGCTTGATCTGTCTGCTGCCGAGATGGCGGCATGGGTTGACGCCCTGCGGGAGTCAGCCGGTCCCCCGCTGAGCGCCAACCGGGTGATGGGCGCTCTGGGCAGCGTTGTGGCCAGCCGGGTCGCCAAGGAATTCAAAGTCGGTGGTCCCAGCTTCACCATTGCGAATGAAGAAAATTCCGGATTACGAGCGCTTGAGGTCGGCGTTCGGGCACTTCAGGAAGGTTCCATCAACCGGGCCATTGTCGGAGCCGTCGATATGGCCGGTGATCTGCGTGCCGTGCTTGGCCAACATGCTGCCTGGCCCTTTTCGCGCAGCGGAACGGTACGCCCCTTCGATAAAGATGCTGACGGCACGGTGGTCGGCGAGGGAGCGGCCGCCGTCATCCTCAAGCGCCTTGACGATGCCCGCCAGGACGGTGACCGGATCTACGCCGTCATCGGGGGAATCGGCAGCGCTGTCGGCGGAGAGGCGGAATCAACCAGCCCGGAGCAGCAAGCCTATACCCGCGCCATTGAACACGCCGTTAACGAGGCGGGCGTTCGCCCGGAAAGTGTGAGTTACCTCGAAACCGACGGCAGCGGCCTGGCGCGCCATGACGAACTCGAAGCCAACGCTCTCGGCGCTTTTTTCGGGACGACGCAGAACGCGAATCCCTGCTATATCGGCAGCGCCAAGGGGGATGTCGGCCACGCAGGGGCGGCGGCAGGGTTGGTGTCACTGATAAAAGCAGCGCTGTGTCTCGATCAGAAAATCCTTCCGCCGCTACGCAACGTACAGACATTGCGCTACAACTGGGTACGGGGGAAACGCAACTTTGTTGCTCCCGAATCCGCCCGCTTCTGGCTGCGCAATCGGGCCGAGGGACCACGGCGGGCGCTGGTCAGTGGCCTCGGCAGTGACGGCAGCTGCTCACAGGTGATCCTCGAAGGGATCGATGACACCTCCAGCAGGGTGAGATCGCTCCCTGTCGCGCGTCCGCTCGGTGCCCTTGATGAAGGTCTTTTCGCGCTGACAGCAGATGATGTTGCCGGGCTGCTGGCCCTGATCAGTCGCCTTCAGCAGTTCGCAGCACTGGCTCCCGAGGGCACTATCGACCAGCTGGCAGCACAGTGGTATCACGAAGTCGGCCTCGCTCACCACCACCGGTTATGTGTGGCACTGGTGGTCACTGACCGCACGGAGTTATTTGAACACCTTGAGCAGGCGGCGCTGGCACTGCGCGACAACCCGGACGGTGCGCTGGGCGGAAGCGCGCCCCCCGCTCTTGCCGCGACCCGTGATCGGCTTTTTTACACCCCCCGACCGCTGGCACCCGAAGGGAAGGTAGCCTTTGTCTTCCCCGGCTCCGGCAATCATTTTGCCGGAATGGGGTGCGAACTCTCCGCCCGCTGGCCGGCAATCTATCGCCGCCAGGACAGTGGCAGCGAGTTTCTGGCCCGTCAGTTTTTGCCCGAGCACTTCTGGAAAGCGGTGCTCGCCGAAGCGGTACACGACAACCATAACGCCCTGGTGATCGGTCAGGTTGCCGTCGGCACCGCAATCAGCGATCTGGTACGCAGTTTCGGTATTGAACCGCAGGCGGTGAGCGGCTACAGTCTCGGCGAATCAGCGGGTCTCTTCTCCCTCCAGGCCTGGAAAGATCGTGACGGCATGGCGCGGCGACTTGCAGAATCCCCTCTCTTTACCGAGGAGCTGGCCGGTCGCTGTACAGCGGCCCGCAAAGTCTGGAACCTGCATCGCGATGAGTCCGTCGACTGGGTACTCGGTATTGTCGATGTTCCCGCCGACCGGGTGCGGCAGGCACTGATCAACAAAAACCGCGCTTATCTGTTGATCGTCAATACTCATCGGGAGTGCGTTATTGGTGGTGATCGCCGTCAGGTTGAAGCGCTGGCACGCGAGGTCAACGGCCACTTTTTTCCGTTGCGGGGGGTCACCACGGTCCATTGTGAAGTCGTCGCACCGGTGGCAAAAGCGTACCGCGAGCTGCATCTCTTTCCGGTTAGCGCACCACCGGGGATCGATTTTTACAGTTGCGCACG
Coding sequences within it:
- a CDS encoding PfaD family polyunsaturated fatty acid/polyketide biosynthesis protein, producing MVLPCPLESLGNRDFCRDHRLRYAYVGGSMAKGISSVAMVEALAEAGMLGFFGAAGLLPETVEEAINQLQSRVTSGGYGFNLIHSPNEPELENALIDLYLRRGVTLIEASAFLDLTLPLVRYRTHGIYRDANGCIITPNRIIAKISREEVAARFFAPPPERFLHELVATRQLTAEQAQWATQIPMAQDVTVEADSGGHTDNRPALALFPTIQAQKNCCQNSYNYPQPLRLGLGGGIATPAAAAAAFALGADYLVTGTVNQACIESGTCDEVRQMLAETRQADVTMAPSGDMFEMGVKVQVIKRGTMFSMRAAKLYELYRSYNSIEELPAEERLKLEKTIFRKDLDQVWEETRSFFDHRDPRQLAKAERDPKYKLALVFRWYLGQSPVWANRGETTRKLDYQIWCGPAMGAFNEWVKGSLLDPPAQRRVATVAWNILFGAAVLIRANQLKLQGVRLDAEATLVAPLEIDHIKEFLS
- a CDS encoding SDR family NAD(P)-dependent oxidoreductase, producing the protein MKDNSGEQNIQSAATAPLAIVGIGCLFPQAGDQGTFWTNIKNGADAITEVPATHWRSDDYFDPNPKTPDKVYARCGGFLSPVDFNPREYGVLPNALEAIDTSQLLGLVAVDQALQDAGYTREKDFDRERVSVILGVTGTLELVVPLGARLGHPRWREALKDAGIADAIAADVMQRISDSYVPWQENSFPGLLGNVVAGRISKHFDFGGTNCVVDAACGSSLGALNLAALELAAGKTDMVITGGIDTFNDIFMYTCFSKTPALSPSGHARSFSAEADGTTLGEGLGIVVIKRLADAERDGDKIYALIKGIGSSSDGRGVAIYEPSAEGQQKALRRAYEQSGVDPRTIELIEAHGTGTKVGDTVEVSALKEVFGTADFPWCAIGSIKSQIGHTKAAAGSAGLIKAALALYHKTLPPTIKVTRPQDIISAAHSPFYINTTARPWIPLGDYPRRAGVSALGFGGSNFHCLLEEHHALKTVADWQGDVQLVAFSGPDEATLEKALEAFPTSGAWSDLRLAAAHSRRQFDSRQTCRLILVLEQAQAQPAAQIQGALTMLRTHCGHDAWHTPDGSFFARSEIGGQLAMLFPGQGAQYPGMLKDMALQFPEFLDTFTAADRAFTTNSDGKHGRLTELVYPRTSFDQAGAERNHAKLQATEVAQPALGAVSLAARNVLATFGVVPDAYAGHSYGELTALCCGGYFDSATLHGLSHLRGALMADGEGDRGSMLAVSAPLAQLEGFLADSGLPLVIANRNTPEQGVLSGTTKDIEQAAALLDAQGISYKRLAVAAAFHSELVAAAAEPFGTRLNAIAFSRPATPVYANTTGAPYAQNPDEVRQLLARQLACPVDFVAEIEAMYAAGTRIFLEVGPGARLTAMVRAILAERPHQAFALDASNGKRSGICDLGRALAQLATLGHPVDLNRWDEGYATLRQSRPEQKRGITVSLTGANHFKAPPKRPALPQSATNAGAPAPTSAADAAPFVKAAVAAPDQPAVIADNASLHTALQLTQQSFQALQTLQEQTARLHQQFLSGQESAARSFLQLVEQQNQLLHGQQPPFSSTAPSVPTAPPLQAPPAATLAAAAAADTTAVSSVAQHPPVALDRTEIAATLLAVIAEKTGYPEEMLDLEMTLDTDLGIDSIKRVEILSALQEKLPDAPSVKPENLGVLQTLGQIVAHLAAGRVDAAATRQTIPQVLDSNRVATVLLSVIAEKTGYPLEMLELEMALDTDLGIDSIKRVEILSALQEQLPDAPAVKPEDLGVLQTLGQIVTHLSAASGRSSAPQPVASATGPLNREVVATALLNVIAEKTGYPLEMLELEMALDTDLGIDSIKRVEILSALQDQLPGAPAIKPEHLGTLQTVAQIVDFLASVSGAAEPAPQPGAPFELPSVESGIERKVLKAVPLRTTGRREPIQLPQSSVVWVSDDGSALTTAICQQLNARQLNAQKISIDQLSSLPPAEQLSGLIILTPQSGASAAFLQQAFQLLQLAEPGLKLCADQGGAILATVSRLNGHFALPGGGPVSDPLSGGLAGLAKTAGHEWPTVSCRAFDLATDLEDVEQTAQALLAELLVEGPQEVGFTPDGRITLSLTEESLVGETHDSPVGYGDVVVISGGARGVTAEVAVALAAASHATLLLLGRSAAAHDEPVWLDGLNSEGDIKKALIANSHGPLKPKEVGQQYQQVLDQREIRNTLRRIKEAGGQPIYRCVDLRDAAAVAPVINAIREEYGPIKGLIHGAGVLADRLIKDKTTEQFSQVVATKVAGLENLLAALTGEKLRFMVMFSSSTGRFGRTGQIDYAVANEVLNKMAQQQAARRPDCRVLSLNWGPWDGGMVTPALKKIFAEEGIAVIDLQAGAHYLVEEISTPPGGPVELVILGGRQAASDTNKVSTHENIYVSKAFDLEISIANFPFLASHVIDGKAVLPMAMIIEWMAHGAIHNNPGLRFHGFNDLRILKGVTLEDGQIHTLQVTTGKAFKSGGVHVVPVELSGVTAAGQYFIHSRARMVLAAKLPEAKVAAERQEALAVYAHPVSEIYHTGRLFHGPAFHSIREVIGCCADGIASLVRPAPLPSEWINQPLRNTWLADPLALDSSFQLMILWSFERYQAASLPVFAGRYRQYQDKFPTTGVEVRITVTHQSADKAGAQIDFVDPADSTLIARIEEYECVIDASLNASFQRNKLRGAA